From a single Labrenzia sp. PHM005 genomic region:
- the purS gene encoding phosphoribosylformylglycinamidine synthase subunit PurS translates to MKARVIVTLKNGVLDPQGKAIEGALGGLGFGDVDSVRQGKVFDVELTGSDTDAAKAELEQMCEKLLANTVIENYAIEIA, encoded by the coding sequence ATGAAAGCGCGTGTGATCGTCACCTTGAAAAACGGTGTTCTCGATCCTCAGGGAAAAGCCATTGAAGGCGCTCTTGGAGGTCTCGGTTTCGGTGACGTTGACTCGGTCCGCCAGGGCAAGGTCTTCGATGTTGAATTGACCGGCTCCGACACGGATGCGGCCAAAGCCGAACTTGAGCAGATGTGCGAAAAACTGCTCGCCAACACCGTCATCGAAAACTACGCAATCGAGATCGCCTGA
- the purC gene encoding phosphoribosylaminoimidazolesuccinocarboxamide synthase has product MNRRRRIYEGKAKILYEGPEPGTLVQHFKDDATAFNNKKHEIVDGKGVLNNRISEYIFNHLNAIGIPTHFIRRMNMREQLIREVEIIPLEVVVRNVAAGSIAKRLGLEEGTQLPRSIIEFYYKNDELDDPMVSEEHITAFGWATPQELDDMMALAIRVNDFLSGLFLGVGIRLVDFKIECGRLFEGELMRIVVADEISPDSCRLWDIETNEKMDKDRFRREMGGMLEAYQEVAKRLGLMTQNERPVGSGPTLVK; this is encoded by the coding sequence ATGAACCGCCGCCGGCGCATTTATGAAGGTAAAGCGAAGATTCTTTATGAAGGTCCTGAACCGGGAACTCTGGTTCAGCACTTCAAGGACGACGCGACCGCCTTCAACAATAAGAAACACGAGATTGTTGACGGCAAGGGCGTGCTCAACAACCGTATTTCCGAATACATCTTCAACCATCTGAACGCGATCGGGATCCCGACTCATTTCATCCGCCGGATGAACATGCGGGAACAGCTGATCCGCGAAGTGGAAATCATTCCGCTGGAAGTTGTTGTGCGCAATGTGGCCGCAGGTTCCATCGCCAAACGGCTCGGCCTGGAAGAAGGTACGCAGCTGCCCCGCTCCATTATCGAGTTCTACTATAAGAACGACGAACTCGACGATCCGATGGTTTCGGAAGAGCATATCACCGCTTTTGGCTGGGCTACACCGCAGGAACTTGACGACATGATGGCGCTGGCCATCCGCGTCAACGACTTCTTGTCCGGCCTGTTCCTGGGCGTCGGCATCCGCCTCGTTGACTTCAAGATTGAATGCGGCCGCCTGTTTGAAGGCGAGCTGATGCGCATCGTTGTTGCCGACGAGATTTCCCCGGACAGCTGCCGTTTGTGGGATATTGAAACCAACGAAAAAATGGACAAGGACCGCTTCCGCCGTGAAATGGGCGGAATGCTGGAAGCCTACCAGGAAGTCGCCAAGCGTCTGGGACTGATGACCCAGAACGAACGGCCAGTCGGATCCGGCCCCACCTTGGTAAAATAA
- a CDS encoding DUF1476 domain-containing protein — MSTFDKREQGFESKFAHDEELRFKATARRNKLLGLWAAELLGHEGDKAEEYAKEVVRADFEEPGDEDVFRKIREDFDANNIDQSDHQIRRTMDELMATAVDQLQEEG; from the coding sequence ATGAGCACATTCGACAAGCGCGAGCAGGGATTTGAAAGCAAATTCGCGCATGACGAGGAGCTGCGGTTCAAAGCGACCGCACGGCGCAACAAGCTGCTGGGGCTGTGGGCTGCAGAGCTGTTGGGACATGAAGGCGACAAGGCAGAAGAATATGCCAAGGAAGTTGTCCGCGCCGACTTCGAAGAGCCGGGTGACGAAGATGTCTTCCGCAAAATCCGTGAAGACTTCGATGCGAACAACATTGATCAATCCGACCATCAGATTCGCCGGACCATGGACGAATTGATGGCAACGGCCGTGGACCAGCTCCAGGAAGAAGGCTGA
- a CDS encoding HpcH/HpaI aldolase/citrate lyase family protein yields MSENVVLADKLRSGQPVITGWSMLAAPIIAELLARGGYEAVTLDLQHGMHDFQSACDGFSALALGGAHRIARIPVGDNALASRLADVGAECVIAPMINSRKDAEAFVGAVKYPPVGERSWGPFRAVSLSNQSSGEYLKEANTQTLALAMIETREAVDALDDILSVPGLDGIFVGPSDLSLTLSNGDKLDPNGDETTRVCGEIASKAQAAGKIAGIFCLGAPKVEEAIAQGYRLMTHGADIMLFDQAARSALKEVEAISARISGQPAGY; encoded by the coding sequence GTGTCTGAGAATGTTGTGCTTGCCGACAAACTACGGTCAGGACAACCGGTCATTACCGGATGGTCCATGCTTGCCGCTCCAATTATCGCGGAGCTGCTTGCCCGCGGCGGCTATGAAGCGGTGACACTCGATTTGCAGCACGGCATGCATGATTTTCAATCGGCGTGCGATGGCTTTTCGGCATTGGCTCTCGGCGGGGCGCACCGGATCGCCCGCATTCCAGTGGGCGACAATGCACTGGCAAGCCGTCTGGCGGATGTCGGGGCAGAGTGTGTGATCGCGCCGATGATCAACTCCAGGAAAGATGCGGAAGCCTTTGTCGGGGCAGTAAAATATCCGCCTGTGGGGGAGCGCAGCTGGGGGCCGTTCCGGGCGGTGTCGTTGAGCAATCAGTCTTCGGGCGAATACTTGAAGGAAGCAAATACCCAGACACTTGCACTTGCAATGATCGAGACGCGGGAAGCTGTTGACGCTTTAGACGATATTCTGTCTGTGCCGGGACTTGATGGCATCTTTGTTGGGCCGAGTGATCTCTCCCTGACCCTGTCAAATGGGGACAAACTCGATCCGAATGGTGATGAAACCACCCGCGTATGTGGTGAAATTGCTTCAAAGGCGCAGGCGGCTGGAAAGATTGCCGGCATATTTTGCCTTGGGGCGCCCAAAGTCGAAGAAGCCATCGCTCAGGGGTACCGCTTAATGACACACGGCGCCGATATCATGCTGTTTGATCAGGCCGCACGATCTGCATTGAAAGAGGTCGAAGCCATTTCAGCTCGAATATCTGGGCAACCAGCTGGCTACTAG
- a CDS encoding LysR family transcriptional regulator, with translation MDRYIDAEVFAAVAEAGSFSKAAVVLGLSKSAISRRISGLEARLSVRLMERTTRHLRLTEAGQQYLAKVSPALAQIEEAETIAERHSSVVRGHLKVLVPMAFGRLHVAKHLPDLFKLYPELTIDLILDDRKVNPHDLGCDLAFQAGDLPDSSLICRKLAPLSGMICAAPDYLESHPDIIVPADLLDHNCLLYSYSDNRDKWYFKSELGSEEIAVSGNYQINNGEAICEAAALGLGVARVATFVAAPYLANGTLVQVLKGYEMPEKAVYAVHSSRTLTPKKVLVFINFFAELYGPGRPYWEAALTGNS, from the coding sequence ATGGATCGCTATATCGATGCCGAAGTGTTTGCTGCAGTCGCTGAGGCTGGCAGTTTCTCAAAGGCCGCTGTTGTACTCGGGCTTTCAAAATCGGCAATCAGCCGCCGGATCAGCGGCCTTGAAGCCCGCCTGTCCGTCCGTCTCATGGAGCGCACCACCCGGCACCTGCGCTTAACGGAGGCCGGTCAGCAATATCTGGCAAAAGTCAGCCCCGCCCTTGCTCAGATAGAAGAAGCCGAAACAATTGCCGAGCGCCACAGTTCTGTGGTTCGCGGGCATTTGAAGGTTCTGGTTCCAATGGCGTTCGGCCGGTTGCATGTGGCAAAGCATTTGCCGGACCTGTTTAAGCTCTATCCGGAGCTGACCATCGATCTCATCCTGGATGACCGGAAGGTCAATCCGCACGACCTTGGCTGCGATCTTGCCTTTCAGGCCGGGGATTTACCTGATTCAAGCCTGATCTGCCGCAAACTGGCGCCACTTTCAGGAATGATCTGCGCAGCGCCGGACTACCTGGAAAGCCATCCAGATATAATAGTACCGGCCGATCTCCTGGACCATAACTGCCTGCTCTATTCTTATTCAGACAATCGGGACAAATGGTACTTTAAATCGGAGCTCGGAAGCGAGGAAATCGCAGTTTCAGGCAACTACCAGATCAACAATGGTGAAGCGATATGCGAGGCGGCCGCCCTTGGGCTCGGCGTTGCCCGCGTGGCCACCTTCGTGGCAGCGCCTTACCTTGCCAATGGCACACTGGTTCAAGTCCTGAAAGGATATGAAATGCCGGAAAAAGCGGTCTACGCGGTCCACAGCAGCCGGACCCTAACACCCAAGAAAGTCCTGGTTTTTATTAACTTTTTTGCAGAACTCTACGGCCCCGGACGCCCCTATTGGGAGGCAGCCCTTACCGGCAATTCATGA
- a CDS encoding DMT family transporter translates to MTTISAAPSPHRANRRGFAMALTILVGGIVGGNFALAKFVVLQGASPFALFFWQVSGAAVLLFGVVLVRGPNQLKGQMSSAHLRYYLIGGLLGISIPQVLGYMALQEVPAGLFTMAVTVSPLFTFLAASAYERRLLPLYRIVGLLIGLSGVLLATVSGIKTSMISGTSLLLLGLVPVFLAVTNVFRDKAYPAGGEPTVLAAGTLISQVILLAPFVLGLDEFQQSMPVIVELWPHVTGLMVITALSYILTFELYRHTDGVGFSQVGYFVILSGVAAGALVFGEEISILFAISVLLLFLGVAIGNGSLRITNKLNKSAG, encoded by the coding sequence ATGACAACCATCAGCGCCGCACCATCGCCGCATCGAGCCAACCGCAGAGGATTTGCCATGGCGCTCACGATCCTGGTTGGCGGGATCGTTGGCGGTAACTTCGCTCTCGCCAAATTTGTTGTGCTTCAAGGAGCATCGCCGTTTGCCCTGTTCTTTTGGCAGGTGTCCGGAGCCGCGGTGCTATTGTTTGGCGTGGTTCTGGTGCGCGGTCCGAACCAGCTCAAAGGTCAGATGAGCTCCGCGCATTTGCGTTACTACCTCATAGGCGGCCTGCTTGGGATCAGTATTCCCCAAGTGCTGGGATATATGGCGTTACAGGAAGTTCCGGCGGGACTGTTCACCATGGCAGTGACCGTGTCGCCGTTGTTTACGTTTCTGGCTGCATCGGCCTATGAGCGGCGGCTTCTGCCGCTTTACAGAATTGTGGGTTTGTTGATCGGCCTGTCAGGCGTTCTTCTGGCTACGGTTTCCGGCATCAAAACCAGCATGATCTCCGGCACGTCGTTGTTGTTGCTCGGATTGGTGCCGGTGTTTCTGGCGGTGACCAATGTCTTTCGGGACAAAGCCTACCCGGCAGGAGGAGAGCCTACCGTTCTGGCGGCCGGAACACTGATCTCTCAAGTTATCCTGCTGGCCCCCTTTGTTCTGGGGCTGGATGAATTCCAGCAATCGATGCCAGTGATTGTGGAGTTGTGGCCACATGTGACTGGCTTAATGGTGATTACGGCACTCAGTTACATTCTGACATTTGAGCTCTACCGGCACACAGACGGCGTCGGATTCAGCCAGGTTGGTTATTTTGTAATCCTGTCAGGTGTGGCGGCTGGCGCACTGGTGTTCGGCGAAGAAATCTCAATCCTGTTTGCGATCTCAGTCCTGTTGCTTTTTTTGGGGGTAGCAATCGGGAATGGATCGCTCAGGATTACAAACAAATTGAACAAGTCCGCCGGTTGA
- a CDS encoding alpha/beta hydrolase, whose translation MKISETDILLIPGYGKTLPGHWLLRWQDKMATARVVKQNELHQPTKKAWLETLVKDVEACKRPVVLVAHSLGCILVAHAAHALKGKIQGAYLVAPSDWDREGLVKEFDGGDFKPIPAHPLPFPAHVVASRNDPYCDYERAQGFAKTWGTTFQDAGEAGHINLESGHGPWPEGLMSFAHFMKKLG comes from the coding sequence TTGAAAATCTCGGAAACCGATATCCTGCTCATCCCGGGTTACGGCAAAACCTTGCCCGGACATTGGCTTTTGCGTTGGCAAGACAAGATGGCTACCGCACGCGTGGTCAAACAAAACGAGCTCCACCAGCCCACAAAAAAGGCATGGCTCGAAACTCTGGTCAAGGACGTCGAGGCTTGCAAACGTCCGGTCGTCCTCGTTGCCCATTCCCTGGGCTGCATTCTGGTTGCCCACGCAGCACATGCGCTTAAGGGAAAAATCCAGGGAGCCTATCTTGTCGCACCATCAGATTGGGACCGCGAAGGCCTCGTGAAAGAATTCGATGGCGGTGACTTCAAGCCGATCCCGGCCCATCCGCTGCCGTTCCCAGCCCATGTGGTCGCCAGCCGGAACGATCCTTACTGCGATTACGAGCGCGCTCAAGGTTTCGCCAAAACCTGGGGCACGACCTTCCAGGACGCAGGTGAAGCCGGTCATATCAATCTGGAGAGTGGACATGGCCCTTGGCCGGAAGGTCTGATGTCGTTTGCCCACTTTATGAAAAAGCTCGGATAA
- a CDS encoding NAD(P)-dependent oxidoreductase — protein MTGAVVFGGVGFIGSHLLRALKGSGQYDELVCVDLVSPADPIDGVDYKIADVRQPLSADLCQSPDEIYNLAAVHRTPGHETHEYYETNIAGATHICEFARAKQTKKVIFTSSIAVYGPDEAPKEETTVPAPQSAYGWSKLLAEQIQQSWQQEGTDRKLVIVRPAVVFGAGEKGNFTRLAGALKKGFFLYPGRKDTIKACGYVGELIRTMKFMLEQDEGQSLYNFCYPDAYTIEEICQSFGRIGGLSQPKGVVPLPLMKLASLPFEVLNALGFKNGINRARIQKLVVSTNIVPAKLAASGYTFETDLDSALEEWSKTSLISGGFA, from the coding sequence ATGACAGGGGCTGTTGTTTTCGGGGGAGTGGGATTTATCGGGTCTCACTTGCTTCGTGCTCTGAAAGGGTCCGGCCAATATGATGAGCTGGTGTGTGTTGATCTGGTTTCACCGGCAGATCCGATAGACGGTGTCGATTATAAGATTGCCGACGTTCGCCAGCCGTTATCTGCAGATTTGTGCCAATCTCCCGATGAAATCTACAATTTGGCGGCCGTGCACCGTACACCGGGTCATGAGACGCACGAGTATTATGAGACCAACATTGCCGGTGCCACGCATATTTGCGAATTTGCAAGGGCAAAACAGACGAAAAAAGTCATCTTTACCAGTTCGATAGCCGTTTATGGCCCGGACGAGGCACCTAAAGAAGAAACGACGGTGCCCGCGCCACAATCGGCCTACGGCTGGTCAAAACTTCTTGCCGAACAAATCCAGCAGAGCTGGCAGCAGGAGGGCACAGACCGCAAGTTGGTGATCGTCCGTCCTGCCGTCGTCTTCGGTGCAGGAGAAAAGGGCAATTTTACCCGATTGGCGGGTGCTTTAAAGAAGGGGTTCTTTCTTTATCCAGGCCGCAAAGACACAATTAAGGCATGTGGTTATGTCGGTGAATTGATCCGCACCATGAAATTCATGCTGGAGCAAGACGAAGGCCAGTCGCTCTATAACTTCTGTTATCCGGATGCTTACACAATCGAAGAGATTTGCCAGAGCTTTGGGCGCATTGGGGGGCTTTCCCAGCCGAAAGGTGTTGTTCCACTTCCGCTGATGAAGCTTGCCAGCCTGCCGTTTGAAGTTCTGAATGCGCTGGGCTTTAAGAATGGGATCAATCGAGCCCGGATCCAGAAGCTGGTCGTCTCCACCAACATTGTACCGGCCAAGTTGGCCGCGTCCGGTTATACCTTCGAGACCGATCTGGACAGTGCCCTTGAGGAATGGAGCAAAACTTCATTGATTTCCGGCGGGTTTGCCTGA
- a CDS encoding helix-turn-helix transcriptional regulator has protein sequence MLDQTELKNKLRAISEANAAHHVLDILESNLRRMGATHILITGLPMPNRPIDNLVQRFRWPDQRNDGIESTSLSANDSALMLGLGSNRARIWTITAGDMEHSDLMASAGEGSQIVVVPVTELYPFQAFVFASGPSLQVSKYDLANLEALSASAFSRLRELGVVSGQRPGALSTRERKVLELTAYGKTAGEIADVLDISQRTVHAHLQNASVKLNASNKTHTVVEALRYGQINV, from the coding sequence ATGCTTGATCAAACCGAATTGAAGAACAAACTGAGAGCTATCTCAGAAGCAAATGCCGCTCACCATGTCCTAGATATTCTGGAGTCCAATCTCCGCCGCATGGGGGCAACGCATATTCTGATTACCGGTTTGCCAATGCCAAATCGTCCGATCGACAATTTGGTCCAGCGCTTCCGGTGGCCTGATCAACGCAATGACGGAATTGAAAGCACGTCGTTGTCTGCAAACGACAGCGCATTGATGCTGGGCCTTGGATCAAACCGGGCACGGATCTGGACAATCACAGCTGGTGACATGGAGCATTCCGATCTCATGGCATCTGCTGGTGAAGGCAGTCAGATTGTTGTGGTGCCGGTAACTGAACTTTATCCGTTCCAGGCTTTTGTCTTTGCAAGCGGCCCGTCGCTTCAAGTCAGCAAATATGATCTTGCCAATCTGGAAGCTCTTTCTGCCTCTGCATTCTCCCGCCTGCGTGAACTTGGTGTCGTGTCCGGGCAACGCCCGGGAGCTTTGTCGACCCGCGAACGCAAGGTTCTAGAGTTGACTGCATATGGCAAAACTGCTGGTGAAATTGCAGACGTTCTGGATATCTCCCAAAGGACTGTCCACGCGCACCTGCAGAATGCCAGCGTCAAGCTGAACGCCTCGAACAAGACGCACACGGTTGTCGAGGCCCTGCGGTACGGTCAGATTAACGTTTGA
- a CDS encoding methylmalonyl-CoA mutase family protein, producing the protein MALSFSGPESFFAADEEAWWSAVDKALKGAAREKLTSKTDDGLAIAPLYSNRTDVSARSLRPQRGDWIVSQRIDLADLTEANAQILEDLTGGASGLDLVVDGTGTAAGRGIRVSSADDFAALYKGVQPDLIETRLDAGAQSFQVLSLFFDYLKAEKLDPANVHVTVSHDPNVDKGTGDVSAAVKETAAKCISAGSLARFLTADGQVWHNAGASQAQELALVLASAVAHLRSLETTDLDPETWTDRISLTLVADADQFGTIAKARAMRKLWASVLKGAGLPQRPANLHMTTSRRMLTRRDPWVNLLRNTVASFAAGIGGADGVCVLPHTFAVGVPDAFARRLARNTQAMLLEESNLAKVMDPAAGSGAIEARTEQLCAAAWTLFQEIEAAGGLAAATQNGLVDQRISETKAKLEKDIARRKRPVTGVSEFPDLGEEPVSVLSAAVDTDGGWRYAEPFEALRNAADAHENATGAAPSIFLASLGSLAQFTARATWIANAFAAGGLKTTEAAVYGSVEEMAAAFKDSGAALACIVSSDAVYEAEAEAVAKALTAAGANHLYLAGKPGGQEEAYRAAGVGTFVYAGCDILELLRDAHGQLGLANVEAASDQEGRA; encoded by the coding sequence ATGGCACTTAGTTTTTCTGGACCTGAGAGTTTTTTTGCTGCTGACGAAGAGGCCTGGTGGTCTGCTGTCGACAAGGCTCTGAAAGGAGCAGCGCGAGAAAAACTCACGTCGAAAACAGACGACGGTCTGGCGATCGCCCCACTTTATTCAAATAGAACAGACGTTTCAGCCCGATCCTTACGCCCGCAACGCGGCGATTGGATTGTTTCGCAGCGGATCGATTTGGCAGATCTGACCGAAGCGAATGCTCAAATTCTTGAAGACCTAACTGGTGGTGCCAGCGGCCTTGATCTTGTTGTGGATGGCACGGGTACCGCAGCTGGCCGCGGCATCCGGGTTAGCAGCGCAGATGACTTTGCTGCGCTTTATAAAGGTGTTCAGCCGGACTTGATCGAAACGCGGCTGGATGCAGGTGCGCAATCTTTTCAAGTTTTGAGCTTGTTTTTTGATTACCTCAAAGCTGAGAAGCTCGATCCGGCAAACGTTCATGTAACCGTGTCGCATGATCCGAATGTGGATAAAGGCACTGGCGACGTTTCCGCCGCTGTCAAGGAGACCGCCGCTAAATGTATTTCCGCAGGCAGTCTGGCCCGGTTTCTGACTGCTGACGGGCAAGTCTGGCACAATGCTGGCGCGAGCCAGGCGCAAGAGCTGGCGTTGGTTCTCGCCTCCGCAGTTGCCCATCTCCGCTCACTGGAAACCACGGACCTAGATCCAGAAACTTGGACCGACCGGATTTCCCTGACCCTGGTTGCGGATGCCGATCAGTTCGGCACCATCGCTAAAGCGCGGGCGATGCGTAAGTTGTGGGCTTCCGTTCTTAAAGGTGCAGGTTTGCCACAAAGACCGGCGAACCTTCATATGACAACTTCGCGGCGTATGCTGACCCGCCGGGATCCATGGGTGAACCTCTTGCGCAACACGGTTGCGTCCTTTGCGGCCGGGATTGGCGGGGCAGATGGCGTTTGTGTTCTACCGCATACCTTTGCCGTTGGGGTGCCGGATGCCTTTGCCCGGCGACTTGCCCGCAACACTCAAGCGATGCTTTTGGAAGAAAGCAACTTGGCCAAAGTCATGGATCCTGCTGCCGGGTCCGGGGCCATTGAAGCACGGACAGAACAGCTTTGCGCAGCAGCTTGGACGCTCTTTCAGGAAATCGAAGCAGCTGGCGGTCTGGCCGCAGCAACGCAAAACGGCCTGGTTGATCAGCGGATATCAGAGACAAAAGCAAAGCTGGAAAAAGACATAGCCCGTCGAAAACGTCCGGTGACCGGTGTCAGCGAATTCCCGGATTTAGGCGAGGAGCCGGTGTCGGTTCTTTCTGCTGCAGTGGATACGGATGGTGGGTGGCGCTATGCAGAGCCCTTTGAAGCTCTTCGCAATGCTGCGGATGCTCATGAGAATGCGACAGGCGCTGCGCCGTCCATCTTCCTGGCAAGCCTTGGGTCTCTAGCTCAGTTCACGGCGCGGGCAACGTGGATCGCCAATGCCTTTGCAGCCGGTGGTTTGAAAACCACAGAGGCAGCTGTTTATGGCTCTGTTGAGGAGATGGCCGCCGCGTTCAAGGACAGCGGCGCGGCATTGGCTTGTATCGTTTCATCAGATGCTGTCTATGAGGCAGAGGCCGAAGCTGTTGCTAAGGCGTTGACCGCTGCCGGTGCAAACCATCTTTATCTTGCCGGAAAACCGGGCGGCCAGGAAGAAGCCTACCGGGCGGCCGGTGTTGGCACATTCGTATATGCCGGCTGTGATATATTGGAGCTTCTGCGGGATGCGCACGGCCAACTGGGGCTGGCCAACGTAGAGGCGGCAAGTGATCAGGAGGGCCGGGCATGA
- the scpA gene encoding methylmalonyl-CoA mutase, which translates to MSKVPNYSNIPFDDALEAANAGDEANWTTPEGIDVAPVYGADDVADLKHIGTWPGLPPFMRGPYPTMYVQQPWTVRQYAGFSTAEDSNAFYRRNLAAGQKGLSVAFDLATHRGYDSDHPRVSGDVGMAGVAIDSIYDMRTLFSGIPLDKMSVSMTMNGAVLPVLALYIVAAEEQGVAQKDLSGTIQNDILKEFMVRNTYIYPPKSSMKIISDIFAYTSQNMPRFNSISISGYHMQEAGATADLELAYTIADGIEYARAGVAAGMDIDQFAPRLSFFWAIGMNFFMEVAKLRAARLIWATLMEENFQPKNPKSLSLRTHSQTSGWSLTAQDVFNNVIRTCVEAMAATQGHTQSLHTNALDEALALPTDFSARIARNTQLFLQQESGTTQVIDPWGGSYYVEKLTADLAEKAMAHIREVEELGGMAKAIEKGIPKLRIEEAAAKTQARIDSGAQTVVGVNKYKPESEKAIDVLKVDNATVRAAQIDKLKRLREERNEADTQAALDALTKCAETGDGNLLDLSVKAARAKATVGEISFAMEKVFDRHKAEIKSISGVYKREAGTMSGTMEKVQGLVEGFEDNDGRRPRILVAKMGQDGHDRGQKVIASAFADLGFDVDIGPLFQTPEEAARQAVENDVHVVGVSSLAAGHLTLVPALKKALADEGREDIMIVVGGVVPPQDYDELYKSGAAAIFPPGTVIAEAAVGLIEKLNTQLGYGPAQAAE; encoded by the coding sequence ATGAGCAAGGTTCCAAATTATTCAAACATTCCGTTTGACGATGCCCTAGAGGCCGCCAACGCGGGAGATGAAGCCAATTGGACAACGCCGGAAGGAATCGATGTTGCCCCGGTTTATGGTGCGGACGATGTTGCTGACCTGAAGCACATTGGCACTTGGCCGGGCCTACCGCCGTTCATGCGCGGACCTTACCCGACCATGTATGTCCAGCAGCCCTGGACGGTCCGTCAATATGCGGGTTTCTCAACGGCCGAGGACTCCAACGCTTTTTACCGCCGTAACCTTGCAGCCGGTCAGAAAGGCCTTTCGGTCGCATTCGACCTTGCCACGCACCGGGGCTATGACAGCGATCACCCGCGCGTTTCCGGTGACGTCGGTATGGCCGGTGTGGCCATCGATTCCATCTATGACATGCGTACACTCTTTTCCGGCATTCCGCTGGACAAGATGAGCGTCTCCATGACCATGAACGGCGCTGTGTTGCCGGTGCTGGCGCTTTATATCGTGGCCGCGGAAGAGCAGGGCGTAGCCCAGAAGGATCTGTCGGGAACCATTCAGAATGACATTCTGAAGGAGTTCATGGTTCGCAACACCTATATCTATCCGCCGAAGTCTTCGATGAAGATCATCTCGGATATTTTCGCTTACACCTCGCAGAACATGCCGCGGTTCAATTCGATCTCGATATCCGGCTATCACATGCAGGAAGCCGGGGCGACCGCGGATCTGGAACTTGCCTACACCATTGCCGACGGCATTGAATACGCGCGCGCTGGTGTCGCGGCGGGCATGGACATTGACCAATTCGCGCCACGCTTGTCGTTCTTCTGGGCGATTGGCATGAACTTCTTCATGGAAGTTGCCAAGCTGCGGGCCGCGCGCCTGATTTGGGCGACCTTGATGGAAGAAAACTTCCAGCCGAAGAACCCGAAGTCTCTGTCCCTTAGAACACACTCCCAGACTTCCGGCTGGTCGCTCACGGCTCAGGACGTCTTTAACAATGTCATCCGCACGTGTGTGGAAGCCATGGCGGCCACACAGGGGCACACCCAGTCGCTGCACACCAACGCGCTGGATGAGGCCCTGGCGCTGCCGACAGACTTCTCCGCGCGCATCGCAAGGAACACCCAGCTGTTCCTGCAGCAGGAAAGCGGCACCACCCAGGTGATTGATCCCTGGGGCGGGTCTTACTATGTCGAAAAGCTCACCGCAGATCTTGCGGAGAAAGCCATGGCCCACATCCGTGAAGTGGAAGAACTTGGCGGTATGGCCAAGGCCATTGAAAAAGGCATTCCGAAACTTCGCATCGAGGAAGCGGCGGCAAAGACCCAGGCCCGCATCGACAGCGGGGCGCAGACGGTGGTTGGCGTCAACAAGTATAAGCCGGAGAGCGAAAAGGCGATCGACGTTCTAAAGGTCGACAACGCGACGGTGCGCGCGGCTCAGATCGACAAGTTGAAACGCTTGCGCGAGGAGCGCAACGAAGCGGACACGCAGGCAGCTCTCGATGCGCTCACCAAATGCGCTGAAACCGGCGACGGCAATTTGCTCGATCTTTCCGTCAAGGCGGCTCGTGCCAAGGCAACGGTCGGCGAAATCTCCTTTGCGATGGAAAAGGTCTTTGACCGCCACAAGGCGGAGATCAAGTCGATTTCCGGTGTTTACAAGCGGGAGGCTGGTACCATGTCCGGCACCATGGAAAAGGTTCAAGGCCTCGTTGAAGGCTTTGAAGACAATGACGGCCGCCGTCCACGAATCTTGGTGGCCAAGATGGGCCAGGATGGTCATGACCGCGGCCAGAAAGTGATTGCTTCTGCCTTTGCCGATCTTGGTTTTGACGTTGATATCGGCCCGCTGTTCCAGACACCGGAAGAGGCGGCCCGTCAGGCCGTGGAAAACGACGTTCATGTCGTTGGCGTGTCGTCGCTGGCAGCCGGCCACCTGACCTTGGTTCCAGCCCTCAAAAAAGCGCTCGCCGATGAGGGCCGGGAAGACATCATGATTGTAGTGGGCGGCGTCGTGCCGCCGCAGGATTATGATGAGCTCTATAAGTCCGGAGCCGCAGCCATCTTCCCACCAGGAACCGTAATTGCGGAAGCAGCTGTCGGGTTGATTGAAAAGCTGAATACGCAGCTTGGTTACGGACCAGCCCAAGCGGCGGAATAA
- a CDS encoding helix-turn-helix transcriptional regulator translates to MPIIIELDVMLARRKMRSKELAERIGITEQNVSLLKSGKVKGVRFETLEKICEVLDCQPGDILIYQPSESNEG, encoded by the coding sequence ATGCCGATCATTATCGAACTGGATGTGATGCTTGCCCGCCGGAAGATGCGGTCGAAGGAGCTTGCCGAACGTATTGGAATTACCGAACAGAATGTATCCTTGCTCAAATCAGGCAAGGTGAAGGGTGTGCGCTTCGAAACGCTCGAAAAGATCTGTGAAGTTCTGGACTGCCAACCAGGCGATATTCTGATTTACCAGCCATCCGAAAGCAATGAAGGCTGA